Part of the Pseudomonas baltica genome is shown below.
GCAGACAAAGTAGCAGGCACTGTCTTCCAGATCGACGAACAAGAGCTTGCCGCTGCCGATGCCTATGAAGTCGCAGATTACAAACGCGTGTCGGTTGCGCTGGCATCAGGATTGACGGCTTGGGTATACGTTCAGGCGTAAATTTTCTCTGCGCGCTATGGTTGTATTCACACAGCGCAAGTTCCGATCATGAGCGACAGTTTTTAATCCCCCAGATAAAAGGAAGTCGTTCGATGAAAGTCAGTGCACGCAACGTGTTCAAAGGTACGGTGAGTGAACTCCAGGAAGGTGCCGTCAATGCTGAAGTAGTGCTGACCCTCGCGGGTGGTGAGCAATTGGTGGCGGTCATCACTATGGCCAGCGTCAAGAGCATGGGTATAGCGGTGGGGAAGGAAGCGGTCGCTTTGATCAAAGCTCCCTGGGTAATGCTGATGACCGATTCCAGTGATATTCGTCTGTCAGCGCGTAATTGCCTGGAAGGGATGGTCATCCGAGTCAGTGAAGGCGCGGTCAATTCTGAGGTGGTAGTTCAACTCCCAGGCGGCGCTGAAGTGTTTTCTATCGTCACTCGCGAAGCTGTAGAGGAGTTGGGCCTCAAGCCGGGAGCCAGCGCGACCGCAGTGATCAAAGCTTCCCATATCGTGCTTGGCGTACCCGCCTGATTTTTCTAACAGCTGTCCACTGGTAGGAATTTCGTAGTCATCCCGCCACGTGCCATTTTAGAAAATCCACCTTCCACTCACAGACAGCTCGGGATAAGCGGATGGGAACACACCTTGCGCATATCAGGCAGGTGTCCACTGATGCGGAAGTAGCTGCTCAATCTCGCTCGCCCGCTGCGTCGGCAAGCGCGTCAGCACATCTTTGAGATAGGCATACGGATCATGCCCATTCATCCGTGCTGACTGGATCAAGCTCATGATTGCTGCCGCCCGTTTGCCGCTGCGAAGCGATCCGGCAAACAACCAGTTGGAGCGCCCAAGTGCCCACGGTCTGATCTGGTTTTCGACTGGGTTGTTGTCTATGGGGACGGCCCCATCTTCCAGGTAGCGCGTCAGCGCTACCCAGCGTTTAAGGCTGTAATCCAGGGCTTTGGCCGTCGCTGATCCGTTGGGCACAAGATCGCGCTGGGTCAGCATCCAGTCTTGCAGTGCTTTCGCCAATGGCGCTGCTTTTTCCTGTCGTATTCGACAGCGCTCCTCGTCACTCATGTTTCGCGCTTGGCGTTCAACTTCGTACAAGCCGCCAATCGAGTGCAGCGCCTGTTCGGCCAACTGGCTTTTATTCGCCACGTGCAGATCGAAAAACTTGCGTCGGGCGTGAGCCATGCAGCCGATTTCGGTCATGCCCTTCTCGAATCCAGCCTTGTAGCCAGCAAAGTCATCGCATACCAGCTTGCCGTTCCACGCGCCGAGGAAGTCACGCGCATGCTCACCTGCGCGGCTCGGGCTGAAGTCATAAACCACAGCCTTGAGCGCCGAAAACGGTGTGGTGCAGTAAGCCCAGACATAAGCGCGGTGCGTTTTCTTCAGCCCGGGCGAAAGCATCTGCACCGGCGTTTCGTCGGCGTGAACAACTCGCTGCGCCAAAACGCCTTCTCGCAAGGCATCAACCAGGGGTTGAAGCTGTACGCCGGTCTGTCCGACCCATTGGGCCAGTGTAGAGCGCGGGATCGCTAAACCTGCGCGCCCGAAGATTTTCTCCTGCCGATACAGCGGCAAGTGGTCAGCGAACTTCGCCACCATCACATGAGCCAGCAGGCCTGCTGTTGGGATGCCCTTATCGATCACTTGGGCCGGCACCGGTGCCTGGATCAGCGTTTCGCACTGACGGCAGGCCCATTTCCCACGCACATGCTGTTCAACGGTGAACACGCCCGGTGTGTAATCCAGCTTTTCGCTGACATCCTCGCCGACGCGCTGAAGGTGGCAACCGCAAGTGCACTGCATGCTTTCTGGTTCATGATGAATGACGGTGCGTGGGAACTGCGGCGGCAGCGGTGCGCGCTTGGGTTTCTGGCGCGGCTCTTCTGGAGCAGAAGCCGGAAGCAGTGCCGTCAGCTCAGCGTCGATAGCCTCAAGGTCGGTGTTAAGCAGGTCGTCGAGCAAGCTGCCTTGCTCAGGACTGATCTGCTCGCTGCGCTTGGCAAATCGATGCCGTTTGAGGATTGTGATCTCGTGGGTCAACTGCTCGATGATGGTGTCATCGCGGTGGCTCTTTCTGCCCATGGTGTCGACCTGCGACATCAACTGCGCAGCGAGTGCACGCAGTTGGTCGGGGGGCATTTGGTCGAGATTGGGCAAGGAAGTCATGCCGTGGATTTTATCAAAGCAGACCGCCTGCGGCAGCAGGCTCAGACGTTAATTACAGCCTTTTTAAAGTATCGTGATTGCACCGCCAGCGCCAACACGCTGCCACGCAAGCCCAAGTACCAGGGCCTGAAGTTGCTCGCTATCAAGTTCCAGCTCGCAACCTTGTCGAATGCCTGGCCACTGGAACTTCCCCTGGTTCAACCGGCGTGCCGCCAGCCAAACACCAATCCCATCATGCACCAGCACTTTCATGCGATTGGCCCGACGATTGGAAAACAAATAAGCGCAGTGCGGCTTCGCCGCACCGAACACCGCAATTACTCTGGCCAATGCGGTCTCGGTACCGGCGCGCATATCCATGGGCTCGGTGGAGAGCCAGATGGCGTCGATACGGATCATTGAGTGAGACCACGGACAAAACGGGCACAGCCTTCAGGATCGGAGATGGGCCATTTGACGGTGAGGGTTTGCTGACCCAGTGATAGCTCGACGGTCGCTAGCGCTTCGACCTTTCGCTTTGGTTCCACTTTCAACGGAATGAACGCAGGCAGCGTGCTGGCTTGCTGATCGCTAAAAAGGGGCAGCCATCGACGAACTACATTGGCGTTGATGCCGTGGCTCATCGCAATGGCCGCGACCGAAACACCGGGCTGCTGACATTCTTTGACGACCTGAGACTTGAAGGATTTCGGATAAGACTTACGTTGGCGCATGACGATCCTGACATTAAGGGTAATTGCGTCCGCTTAAATTTACGCGGACACAATCGCCCTTAATGCAGTAGTTCGGAAGGTGTGTTCGCCATCCGCTTACCCTGTATGGACCCGACCTCCAGATATAGCATCGGCGGCCGATAGCATTGGTTAATACCACCTACAATACAAATATAAGGGGGCTCCCTTGATCAGTCGAAGGTCATTTATCGCAGGATCCGCCGGCGTAATTCTGAGTGCAGGCATCAGCGGTCGGGTAATGAGTAATGCGATCAATCCCACAGGCCGACTGCTTTACGGCTATCCCCCAGGAGCCTCCGGAAGCAAGCTGGCCAACGCTTTGCTACCATTAGTCGCCGCTCAGGGCGGCCTGCGGTACATTTTGACCAACCTTGAAGGCCGTAGCACCCGCACCGCAAGTATTGCCGCCGTCAAAGCCATTCCAGATGGGACTGTCCTGCTGCAAGCCATCTCTGCATCTTTGACCCTTATGCCCAGCCTTCACAGTGACGTAGGCTTCGATCCCCTCCATGATCTCAAACCCATCGCCAGCCTGGGTGATTTCCCTTACCTAATGGTGGTAGGACCTATCGTCCCCAAAACAGTGACAAATCTGGCGAAGTACTTGATATGGGTAAATGACAACCCCGATTTTCGCAGTATTGGCATATCCATTAATGGATCGATTGGTCAGCTGGCCGTCGCAGCCTTGGCGAACAGCACCGGGGCGTCTTTGAGCAGTGTTTCTTATCAAGGGACTGGGGACTTGCTGAATGATCTTCGAAGCGAAACGCTGGCTGCAGCATTTGTCGTCCCTAATCCGGGCATAAGCCCGAGGCTTGAAGCTCCGATAAGGACGATCGGCATTACCAGCGCTCAACGGTTTACCTACTGGCCCGAAGTCGTCCCTCTGGCAGAGCAGGGTATTTCCTCCATGGATTTGACGGCCTGGTTCGGATGGTTCACTCAGAGCGCAACCCCTGAGTCGGCACTGACGACATTACGGACGGCCGTCACAAGAATGCAGGCCTCTGCACAATATTCAGACGTCATGAAAGGCCTAATGCTTATCGCCAGGCCCCTGACGCCGGAAAAAATTGATGCACGCATGCGTGAGGAGTTTGCTCGCTACCGAAATATGGTTGACCGACTGGGTATCCAGTGTAGTGGTCAACTTGTAGTGGTCTAATGATTCCGGACACCCATTTAGGTGAGAATGCTCGCCACAGAGAGGTGTCTGATGACCAAGCAACGTCGTACCTTTACCCCTGAGTTCAAGCGCGAGGCTGCGTGCCTGGTGCTCGACCAAGGCTACAGCCATAACGAGGCATCCCGTTCGCTTGGGCTGGTTGAGTCGGCCTTGCGTCGTTGGGTGAACCAGCTCCAGCAAGAACGTGGCGGCGTCACGCCGACCAGCAAGGCGTTGACACCTGAGCAGCAAAAAATCCAGGAACTCGAAGCCCGTATCAATCGGCTAGAACGAGAGAAATCGATTTTAAAAAAGGCCACCGCGCTCTTGATGGCCGAGGAACACGAGCGTTCGCGTTAATCGATCAATTGCGGGCTCAAGAGCCGATTGATCTGTTGTGCTCGGTATTTGAAGTAACCCGATCTTGCTACTACGCGTACTGCCGAAAACGCCGGTATCCAGATGCCGAACGGGTGGTTTTGCGCAGCCGCGTGAACGAGCTGTTTACGCAAAGCCGAAGCGCTGCGGGCAGCCGGAGCATCATGCTGATGATGAAAGAGGACGGCATGCAGATCGGGCGATTCAAGGTGCGCGAGTTGATGCGCGAGATGAACCTGATCAGCAAACAGCCCGGTTCGCATGCCTATAAAAAGGCGACCGTGGAGCGACCTGATATTCCGAACGTGCTTGATCGAGGATTCACCGTCGCATCCCCAAACAAGGTCTGGTGCGGTGACATCACATACGTTTGGGCCGAAGGTCGATGGCACTATCTAGCAGCTGTCATCGACCTTTGTGCCCGCCGTGTTGTGGGTTGGGCGTTCTCACCCAAGCCCGACGCCGACCTGGTAATCAAGGCACTGGACATGGCTTACGAGCAGCGTGGCAGGCCGCAAAACGTACTGTTTCATAGCGACCAGGGCAGCCAATATGGCAGCCGAAGTTTCCGCCAAAGACTATGGCGATACCGCTTCACACAGAGCATGAGTCGGCGCGGCAACTGCCACGATAACGCGCCGATGGAGCGGCTGTTTCGCAGTCTGAAAACAGAATGGATACCGACGGTGGGCTACATGAGCGCTGCGCTAGCGCAACAGGATATCGGCCGATTCCTAATGGGGCGATACAACTGGCGGCGACCGCATCAGTTCAACGAAGGGCTAGCGCCTGCGGTCGCTGAGGAAAAACTCAATTCAGTGTCCGGGATCAGTTGACCACTACAAAACGATCTACGAGGCATTTCCTGAGCTTGCCGGCCAAGGCTTTTATGAATGGCTCGATCAGGTTTACCAGACAGGACAGCGCTTGGTTTTATCTGCGCCCCCATCTCGCTTAGCTACCTAGGAGCCGCCTCCGGGCAGCGATTTTTGGACTTCATTTACGAGCCCCTGCTCGATGAATCGGGCACAGTCACGGGGATTTTGTGTGAAGGGTTCGACGTGACTGATGGTCACGTCACACGGACTTTCCTAGTGGCTAGCCTGGCGTGGGTGGGGAGTAGCTGTCGACCTGATCGCCGGATGCTGCTTTTCGGAGCCGCTCGCGGTAGGTCGAAAGTGGCCGCTGCGAGTAACAGCCACGGATGCCGTTTAAAGGCCGAAAATCTGGGTGGGGCAAAAAGTGGGGGCAAAATCGCGGGAGGGACATAACTCCCGCACGTAAAAAAACCCAAGAACAGCTAAGCGCTTGGATTTCTTCAGAATAAATGGTCGGGACGGAGTGATTCGAACACTCGACCCCTTGCACCCCATACATGAGGTCGAGCGAAAACCCTTATCTAATGCAGACCTGGCGATTCTCCTAGGCTTTGAGAGAGGACTGCAAATACCTCTTCGATAGTCGCTGCGGCCACCTTACTGACAGCCGACTGTCCCTCGAGAGCATCCTCCGACCTCGTAAGAGCTTTGTACAACTCCCACGCGTCAGCCTGGGGAAATTTGCTCAAGACCTTTTGCACGAGCTTATGCTTGGTAGGGTCCAGGTGCCAGTCGGGAATCCGGTGGCCTAGATTACCAAAAGCCAGGGCCAACACCCTTTTCGCTTTGATCTCGTAACTGATCCAGCGGCGCGACCTGCCCGATAGCTTAGCGAAAACTCCGGCCGGCAAGTTGTGTGGTGAGTTGTAGATCTCAAGCTTCTCCCGTTGATCCGAAATCGTACCTAGATTGCTCGCCATCGGCCCTGTGATAGCCGAGATACGTTGTTTCCCCGCAACCAGTTTCGGCACGGGAGCGGCCTCGGAATTGGCCGGCACGAGCATCTCTCCAGCTTCTGCGGCCGAGGCTAGATTGCCCTCTCCTGCTGCAGTCCGCGGTACCGCCTCGATTCGAACCGTCAGATGCTTGCTCGCGACCTCAAATCGGTTCTGCTCGAACAGATCGAGCCGATCAGCCCAATCCTGCATCATGCGACGCCGCTGGCTGACATACTCGGCGTGATTGTAGGCAGAGCTCACTTTGTTGGGGTCCGTGTGTGACAACTGTGCATCCACCCAAATCTTCGGGTACCCGATTTCGTTCAGTGCCGTCGAGAGGGTTCCGCGAATGCCATGCCCCGTCAGTTGATCCGCATAGCCAATCCGCTTTAGCGCCGCGTTTAGCGTGTTCTCGCTGATGCGCTTGGTCAGATTGCTGTTATGCGCCAGCAGGTATCGCTGTGCCGGCCTCAGATGATCCAGAAGATAGCGCACCACCTCCAGGGCCTGTTCAGATAGTGGGACGAGATATGGAGGGATATCACTAGCTCGCTTGCCAGCCTTACGCATCCCAAGTTGCAGCTGCTTCACCACCTCCGGCGGGATGATCCACAGAGCCGCCGACAGATCAAACTGATCCGGCGTGGCAAGTCGGAGCTCCCCAGTACGCACGCCGGTCAACAGCAGGAGTCGAAGTCCCAATTGCGTCTGCAGCCTGCCCGGGTAGTTGCGCAGCTGCTGCAGCATGCTCGGCAATTCTTCCATCCGCAAAAACGGATTATGTCGAACGGGTGGCTGGGGCAGCGCCACCACATCCAGATCAAACGCAGGATTTTGCTGCAGGCCTGGCACAACGACGAGCGCATAGCGGAACAGCTGGCGAAACCAGGTGCGGACCTTCTCCGCCGCAGTCAGCGCACCACGGCGCTCAATCTGTGCGACAACATCAAGAAGGTCGGGACGCTGCAGCTCGTAGATCGACCTGCGGCCGATCATGGGCAGAACATCCTTGGTAAAGATGCGACGAATCTGCGACAGGGTGCTCTGGCGGCCTTCCTTGAGCACCAGGCCTCGATGATCGAGCCATTTCTCGTAAACGATTTTGAAGATGTTCTGATCGGCGAGCTGGACGGCCTGACGTTTCTGTTTGCGATCAAGCCGCGGGTTGACGCCCTTGCTCAGCAGCACACGTGCACCATCGCGTAGCGCGCGAGCCTCCCGCAGGCTCACCTCGGGATAGCTTCCGAGAGACATCCGCTTTTGCTTATCGGCCCAATAGTAGCGAAAGTGCCAGGACTTACCGCCCACGCCGGAAACCGCAAGGGACAGTCCATCGATATCATTGATGGTGTAGTGGCTGCCAGTGGCTTTAGCTTGCCGAATAGTGAGGTCTGAAAGCGCCATGATCGAACTCCTGAACGTAGGGTCAGGACCTGATGTTTCGCTCGCCGCGTGCGCTCCTCCAGCAAAAAACCGATGTGAAATCCGCCGTTTTTACTCTGGACTCAAAAATGGACTTAAAAAGACTTGCTGGCGGTGGTTTTCAGCAGATTTCGCTGGAACGAAAAAAGGACCCGAAGGTCCTGATTTCAATGACTTACAGACTTCAATGGAACTCTGCAGATCATAATTTGGAGCGGGAAACGAGACTCGAACTCGCGACCCCGACCTTGGCAAGGTCGTGCTCTACCAACTGAGCTATTCCCGCGTCGTGTTGACGGGCGCCATTCTATCGA
Proteins encoded:
- a CDS encoding molybdopterin-binding protein, with the protein product MKVSARNVFKGTVSELQEGAVNAEVVLTLAGGEQLVAVITMASVKSMGIAVGKEAVALIKAPWVMLMTDSSDIRLSARNCLEGMVIRVSEGAVNSEVVVQLPGGAEVFSIVTREAVEELGLKPGASATAVIKASHIVLGVPA
- the tnpC gene encoding IS66 family transposase → MTSLPNLDQMPPDQLRALAAQLMSQVDTMGRKSHRDDTIIEQLTHEITILKRHRFAKRSEQISPEQGSLLDDLLNTDLEAIDAELTALLPASAPEEPRQKPKRAPLPPQFPRTVIHHEPESMQCTCGCHLQRVGEDVSEKLDYTPGVFTVEQHVRGKWACRQCETLIQAPVPAQVIDKGIPTAGLLAHVMVAKFADHLPLYRQEKIFGRAGLAIPRSTLAQWVGQTGVQLQPLVDALREGVLAQRVVHADETPVQMLSPGLKKTHRAYVWAYCTTPFSALKAVVYDFSPSRAGEHARDFLGAWNGKLVCDDFAGYKAGFEKGMTEIGCMAHARRKFFDLHVANKSQLAEQALHSIGGLYEVERQARNMSDEERCRIRQEKAAPLAKALQDWMLTQRDLVPNGSATAKALDYSLKRWVALTRYLEDGAVPIDNNPVENQIRPWALGRSNWLFAGSLRSGKRAAAIMSLIQSARMNGHDPYAYLKDVLTRLPTQRASEIEQLLPHQWTPA
- the tnpB gene encoding IS66 family insertion sequence element accessory protein TnpB (TnpB, as the term is used for proteins encoded by IS66 family insertion elements, is considered an accessory protein, since TnpC, encoded by a neighboring gene, is a DDE family transposase.), which translates into the protein MIRIDAIWLSTEPMDMRAGTETALARVIAVFGAAKPHCAYLFSNRRANRMKVLVHDGIGVWLAARRLNQGKFQWPGIRQGCELELDSEQLQALVLGLAWQRVGAGGAITIL
- the tnpA gene encoding IS66-like element accessory protein TnpA; this translates as MRQRKSYPKSFKSQVVKECQQPGVSVAAIAMSHGINANVVRRWLPLFSDQQASTLPAFIPLKVEPKRKVEALATVELSLGQQTLTVKWPISDPEGCARFVRGLTQ
- a CDS encoding tripartite tricarboxylate transporter substrate-binding protein, yielding MSNAINPTGRLLYGYPPGASGSKLANALLPLVAAQGGLRYILTNLEGRSTRTASIAAVKAIPDGTVLLQAISASLTLMPSLHSDVGFDPLHDLKPIASLGDFPYLMVVGPIVPKTVTNLAKYLIWVNDNPDFRSIGISINGSIGQLAVAALANSTGASLSSVSYQGTGDLLNDLRSETLAAAFVVPNPGISPRLEAPIRTIGITSAQRFTYWPEVVPLAEQGISSMDLTAWFGWFTQSATPESALTTLRTAVTRMQASAQYSDVMKGLMLIARPLTPEKIDARMREEFARYRNMVDRLGIQCSGQLVVV
- a CDS encoding IS3 family transposase (programmed frameshift) is translated as MTKQRRTFTPEFKREAACLVLDQGYSHNEASRSLGLVESALRRWVNQLQQERGGVTPTSKALTPEQQKIQELEARINRLEREKSIFKKGHRALDGRGTRAFALIDQLRAQEPIDLLCSVFEVTRSCYYAYCRKRRYPDAERVVLRSRVNELFTQSRSAAGSRSIMLMMKEDGMQIGRFKVRELMREMNLISKQPGSHAYKKATVERPDIPNVLDRGFTVASPNKVWCGDITYVWAEGRWHYLAAVIDLCARRVVGWAFSPKPDADLVIKALDMAYEQRGRPQNVLFHSDQGSQYGSRSFRQRLWRYRFTQSMSRRGNCHDNAPMERLFRSLKTEWIPTVGYMSAALAQQDIGRFLMGRYNWRRPHQFNEGLAPAVAEEKLNSVSGIS
- a CDS encoding integrase arm-type DNA-binding domain-containing protein, yielding MALSDLTIRQAKATGSHYTINDIDGLSLAVSGVGGKSWHFRYYWADKQKRMSLGSYPEVSLREARALRDGARVLLSKGVNPRLDRKQKRQAVQLADQNIFKIVYEKWLDHRGLVLKEGRQSTLSQIRRIFTKDVLPMIGRRSIYELQRPDLLDVVAQIERRGALTAAEKVRTWFRQLFRYALVVVPGLQQNPAFDLDVVALPQPPVRHNPFLRMEELPSMLQQLRNYPGRLQTQLGLRLLLLTGVRTGELRLATPDQFDLSAALWIIPPEVVKQLQLGMRKAGKRASDIPPYLVPLSEQALEVVRYLLDHLRPAQRYLLAHNSNLTKRISENTLNAALKRIGYADQLTGHGIRGTLSTALNEIGYPKIWVDAQLSHTDPNKVSSAYNHAEYVSQRRRMMQDWADRLDLFEQNRFEVASKHLTVRIEAVPRTAAGEGNLASAAEAGEMLVPANSEAAPVPKLVAGKQRISAITGPMASNLGTISDQREKLEIYNSPHNLPAGVFAKLSGRSRRWISYEIKAKRVLALAFGNLGHRIPDWHLDPTKHKLVQKVLSKFPQADAWELYKALTRSEDALEGQSAVSKVAAATIEEVFAVLSQSLGESPGLH